In Athalia rosae chromosome 6, iyAthRosa1.1, whole genome shotgun sequence, one DNA window encodes the following:
- the LOC105693199 gene encoding synaptic vesicle glycoprotein 2C-like isoform X1: MDLFRDGFRARAADRGKSKDVASATTNANTPLIGCGKISDTSDLFYQSTVNTSATDRRHEVSATYDETWLQSYPRRPDPGMIDFEASSTPETATGGEGNEPPDTRPRLYTVDKPGRPKDLTVDFDRAITLCGYGRYHYELVFLCGLIFMSAGFQNGLNAYILPSASCDLRLSSGEKGLLNVAFLAGGTTSAMLWGIIADIFGRKNILVGTLLADGSITLISCLSQSFPILFIFRFLNGFVIGAPGSLVFSYLGEFHAEKQRAKSICYVGFFFTLSWLVLPGVAWIVIPLTFNLRLNGLLLNSWRLFVALFGVPPLVAGLLLTRFPESPKFLVCQARYKEALKILRSIYVANNRRRTHEYPVKIILAEGCAPTSKEEAGPKSGKEESGGVKVLFGSIRKQIGCLFTPPLLKYALLCSTMLFANMFGYYGLGLWFPELFNRFETYYKLYPNCTTVTICELASFVNPLGVGPVAQAITRVSNATGDALPFLKVRQTVDDNISLGEEHIDEPLCNGTIDEKVFVNTLTMNAISLLGNIASGYLADRLGRRTMPVATMVLAGTFGCAIYFLETAFQNLVVACLFSTFIATANMVLSSVIVDVFPTNVSAMAICLATLSGRIGAIMSNLLFGLLLDINCGVPIFLVGGVVILGGLLGFFIPKKGVVNDIRIAIPA; the protein is encoded by the exons ATGGACCTGTTCCGAGATGGGTTTCGCGCTCGCGCTGCCGATCGTGGAAAATCGAAGGATGTCGCGAGTGCAACGACGAACGCCAATACACCGCTGATCGGTTGCGGCAAGATAAGCGATACCTCGGATTTGTTTTATCAGTCGACGGTCAATACCAGTGCAACCGATCGCAGACACGAG GTATCGGCGACGTACGACGAAACGTGGCTCCAGTCTTACCCGCGTCGTCCGGATCCGGGCATGATCGACTTCGAGGCATCCTCGACTCCTGAAACCGCCACCGGAGGTGAAGGAAACGAACCACCGGACACGAGGCCACGACTGTACACCGTCG ATAAACCTGGAAGGCCGAAGGACCTCACCGTGGATTTCGACAGAGCGATCACATTATGCG GATACGGGAGATATCACTACGAGCTTGTTTTCCTGTGCGGTTTGATCTTCATGTCAGCGGGTTTCCAGAATGGCCTGAACGCGTACATCCTGCCATCGGCATCCTGCGATCTCCGATTGTCGTCCGGGGAGAAAGGCTTACTAAACGTTGCATTTCTAGccg GAGGCACAACGAGCGCAATGTTGTGGGGAATAATCGCCGACATTTTCGGCAGAAAGAACATCCTGGTGGGAACGCTATTAGCGGACGGAAGCATCACTCTGATTTCCTGCCTTTCGCAGAGCTTTCCGATTCTGTTCATCTTCCGATtcctcaacggattcgt CATCGGGGCGCCCGGAAGTCTAGTTTTTTCTTACCTAGGCGAGTTCCATGCGGAGAAGCAGCGCGCAAAAAGCATCTGCTACGTAggatttttcttcactttatcTTGGCTCGTACTTCCAG GGGTCGCGTGGATCGTCATACCGCTGACCTTCAACTTGCGACTCAACGGTCTCTTGTTAAACTCCTGGCGACTCTTCGTCGCGCTTTTCGGTGTGCCGCCGTTAGTCGCCGGCTTACTACTGACAAGATTTCCAGAGAGCCCGAAGTTTTTGGTATGCCAAGCGCGGTACAAGGAGGCTTTGAAGATTTTACGAAGCATATACGTCGCGAATAACAGGCGCAGAACTCACGAATATCCG GTGAAAATTATCCTCGCAGAGGGATGCGCCCCTACTTCAAAAGAAGAGGCAGGTCCGAAGAGCGGTAAAGAAGAAAGCGGCGGCGTCAAGGTACTCTTTGGTAGCATTCGGAAGCAGATCGGCTGTCTTTTTACTCCACCGCTTCTCAAGTATGCGCTACTCTGCTCCACAATGCTCTTCGCCAATATGTTTGG ATACTACGGTCTCGGCCTTTGGTTCCCGGAGCTCTTCAACCGGTTCGAGACTTATTACAAGCTGTATCCAAACTGCACGACGGTGACGATTTGCGAGTTGGCGAGCTTCGTCAATCCGTTGGGTGTCGGACCGGTAGCACAAGCGATTACCCGGGTCAGCAACGCAACCGGAGACGCACTCCCGTTTCTCAAGGTTCGGCAGACCGTCGACGACAACATATCGCTCGGCGAGGAACACATTGACGAACCTTTGTGCAACGGTACCATCGACGAAAAGGTTTTCGTCAACACGCTGACGATGAACGCGATCAGTCTCCTGGGTAACATCGCATCTGGCTACTTGGCCGATCGTCTAGGCAGACGAACGATGCCGG TTGCGACGATGGTGCTGGCGGGAACGTTCGGATgcgcgatttattttttagaaaCAGCCTTCCAGAACCTGGTGGTCGCCTGTCTGTTCTCGACGTTCATCGCTACGGCCAACATGGTCCTCAGCAGCGTAATCGTCGACGTATTTCCAACGAACGTCAGCGCGATGGCAATTTGCCTGGCGACATTATCCGGGAGGATCGGCGCAATCATGAGCAATCTACTCTTCGGCCTACTCCTGGACATCAATTGCGGTGTACCGATATTTCTCGTCGGTGGTGTCGTTATTC TTGGCGGACTCCTCGGATTTTTTATACCGAAGAAGGGCGTCGTAAACGACATACGTATCGCCATACCGGCCTAG
- the LOC105693199 gene encoding synaptic vesicle glycoprotein 2C-like isoform X2: MIDFEASSTPETATGGEGNEPPDTRPRLYTVDKPGRPKDLTVDFDRAITLCGYGRYHYELVFLCGLIFMSAGFQNGLNAYILPSASCDLRLSSGEKGLLNVAFLAGGTTSAMLWGIIADIFGRKNILVGTLLADGSITLISCLSQSFPILFIFRFLNGFVIGAPGSLVFSYLGEFHAEKQRAKSICYVGFFFTLSWLVLPGVAWIVIPLTFNLRLNGLLLNSWRLFVALFGVPPLVAGLLLTRFPESPKFLVCQARYKEALKILRSIYVANNRRRTHEYPVKIILAEGCAPTSKEEAGPKSGKEESGGVKVLFGSIRKQIGCLFTPPLLKYALLCSTMLFANMFGYYGLGLWFPELFNRFETYYKLYPNCTTVTICELASFVNPLGVGPVAQAITRVSNATGDALPFLKVRQTVDDNISLGEEHIDEPLCNGTIDEKVFVNTLTMNAISLLGNIASGYLADRLGRRTMPVATMVLAGTFGCAIYFLETAFQNLVVACLFSTFIATANMVLSSVIVDVFPTNVSAMAICLATLSGRIGAIMSNLLFGLLLDINCGVPIFLVGGVVILGGLLGFFIPKKGVVNDIRIAIPA, from the exons ATGATCGACTTCGAGGCATCCTCGACTCCTGAAACCGCCACCGGAGGTGAAGGAAACGAACCACCGGACACGAGGCCACGACTGTACACCGTCG ATAAACCTGGAAGGCCGAAGGACCTCACCGTGGATTTCGACAGAGCGATCACATTATGCG GATACGGGAGATATCACTACGAGCTTGTTTTCCTGTGCGGTTTGATCTTCATGTCAGCGGGTTTCCAGAATGGCCTGAACGCGTACATCCTGCCATCGGCATCCTGCGATCTCCGATTGTCGTCCGGGGAGAAAGGCTTACTAAACGTTGCATTTCTAGccg GAGGCACAACGAGCGCAATGTTGTGGGGAATAATCGCCGACATTTTCGGCAGAAAGAACATCCTGGTGGGAACGCTATTAGCGGACGGAAGCATCACTCTGATTTCCTGCCTTTCGCAGAGCTTTCCGATTCTGTTCATCTTCCGATtcctcaacggattcgt CATCGGGGCGCCCGGAAGTCTAGTTTTTTCTTACCTAGGCGAGTTCCATGCGGAGAAGCAGCGCGCAAAAAGCATCTGCTACGTAggatttttcttcactttatcTTGGCTCGTACTTCCAG GGGTCGCGTGGATCGTCATACCGCTGACCTTCAACTTGCGACTCAACGGTCTCTTGTTAAACTCCTGGCGACTCTTCGTCGCGCTTTTCGGTGTGCCGCCGTTAGTCGCCGGCTTACTACTGACAAGATTTCCAGAGAGCCCGAAGTTTTTGGTATGCCAAGCGCGGTACAAGGAGGCTTTGAAGATTTTACGAAGCATATACGTCGCGAATAACAGGCGCAGAACTCACGAATATCCG GTGAAAATTATCCTCGCAGAGGGATGCGCCCCTACTTCAAAAGAAGAGGCAGGTCCGAAGAGCGGTAAAGAAGAAAGCGGCGGCGTCAAGGTACTCTTTGGTAGCATTCGGAAGCAGATCGGCTGTCTTTTTACTCCACCGCTTCTCAAGTATGCGCTACTCTGCTCCACAATGCTCTTCGCCAATATGTTTGG ATACTACGGTCTCGGCCTTTGGTTCCCGGAGCTCTTCAACCGGTTCGAGACTTATTACAAGCTGTATCCAAACTGCACGACGGTGACGATTTGCGAGTTGGCGAGCTTCGTCAATCCGTTGGGTGTCGGACCGGTAGCACAAGCGATTACCCGGGTCAGCAACGCAACCGGAGACGCACTCCCGTTTCTCAAGGTTCGGCAGACCGTCGACGACAACATATCGCTCGGCGAGGAACACATTGACGAACCTTTGTGCAACGGTACCATCGACGAAAAGGTTTTCGTCAACACGCTGACGATGAACGCGATCAGTCTCCTGGGTAACATCGCATCTGGCTACTTGGCCGATCGTCTAGGCAGACGAACGATGCCGG TTGCGACGATGGTGCTGGCGGGAACGTTCGGATgcgcgatttattttttagaaaCAGCCTTCCAGAACCTGGTGGTCGCCTGTCTGTTCTCGACGTTCATCGCTACGGCCAACATGGTCCTCAGCAGCGTAATCGTCGACGTATTTCCAACGAACGTCAGCGCGATGGCAATTTGCCTGGCGACATTATCCGGGAGGATCGGCGCAATCATGAGCAATCTACTCTTCGGCCTACTCCTGGACATCAATTGCGGTGTACCGATATTTCTCGTCGGTGGTGTCGTTATTC TTGGCGGACTCCTCGGATTTTTTATACCGAAGAAGGGCGTCGTAAACGACATACGTATCGCCATACCGGCCTAG